In one Mus caroli chromosome 14, CAROLI_EIJ_v1.1, whole genome shotgun sequence genomic region, the following are encoded:
- the Tsc22d1 gene encoding TSC22 domain family protein 1 isoform X2 → MKSQWCRPVAMDLGVYQLRHFSISFLSSLLGTENASVRLDNSSGASVVAIDNKIEQAMDLVKSHLMYAVREEVEVLKEQIKELIEKNSQLEQENNLLKTLASPEQLAQFQAQLQTGSPPATTQPQGTTQPPAQPASQGSGSTA, encoded by the exons ATGAAATCCCAATGGTGTAGACCAGTGGCGATGGATCTAGGAGTTTACCAACTGagacatttttccatttctttcttgtcGTCTTTGCTGGGAACCGAAAACGCTTCCGTGAGACTTGACAATAG CTCTGGTGCAAGTGTGGTAGCTATCGACAACAAAATAGAGCAAGCTATG GATCTGGTGAAAAGCCATTTGATGTATGCGGTGAGGGAGGAAGTGGAAGTTCTGAAGGAGCAGATCAAAGAACTAATAGAGAAAAACTCCCAGCTGGAGCAGGAGAACAATCTGCTGAAGACGCTGGCCAGTCCGGAGCAGCTCGCCCAGTTCCAGGCCCAGCTGCAGACTGGCTCCCCTCCGGCCACCACGCAGCCACAGGGGACCACACAGCCCCCTGCACAGCCAGCATCCCAGGGCTCGGGATCAACCGCATAG
- the Tsc22d1 gene encoding TSC22 domain family protein 1 isoform X3, which yields MDLVKSHLMYAVREEVEVLKEQIKELIEKNSQLEQENNLLKTLASPEQLAQFQAQLQTGSPPATTQPQGTTQPPAQPASQGSGSTA from the exons ATG GATCTGGTGAAAAGCCATTTGATGTATGCGGTGAGGGAGGAAGTGGAAGTTCTGAAGGAGCAGATCAAAGAACTAATAGAGAAAAACTCCCAGCTGGAGCAGGAGAACAATCTGCTGAAGACGCTGGCCAGTCCGGAGCAGCTCGCCCAGTTCCAGGCCCAGCTGCAGACTGGCTCCCCTCCGGCCACCACGCAGCCACAGGGGACCACACAGCCCCCTGCACAGCCAGCATCCCAGGGCTCGGGATCAACCGCATAG